Proteins from a genomic interval of Dermacentor variabilis isolate Ectoservices chromosome 8, ASM5094787v1, whole genome shotgun sequence:
- the LOC142589679 gene encoding ixochymostatin-like, whose protein sequence is MGFKTLAAQVFFVLMVAVMVAEGKKDLDLARPKKCGRNEEWKECQSSSCAETTCQKPTTGPACTYDCVSACFCREGFFRNSQRVCVARNQCP, encoded by the exons ATGGGGTTCAAGACGCTAGCAGCTCAAGTGTTCTTCGTCCTCATGGTGGCTGTGATGGTTGCCGAGGGCAAGAAAG ATTTGGACCTTGCCCGACCTAAAAAGTGCGGCCGCAACGAGGAATGGAAGGAGTGCCAGAGCAGTAGCTGTGCCGAGACCACCTGCCAGAAGCCTACCACTGGACCAGCGTGCACGTACGACTGCGTCTCCGCGTGCTTCTGTCGCGAGGGCTTCTTCAGGAACAGCCAGCGCGTGTGCGTCGCCAGGAACCAGTGCCCTTGA
- the LOC142590888 gene encoding uncharacterized protein LOC142590888: MAKKTSLLLLLLALSIPVASGLSNPVPVYLPAPKKCGRNEFYKACVSSNCAENFCGESSFKACVEDCVSGCYCAHDHYRNRLGLCVTDCGKDDGGYFQRPGLVLPWKPQTTSKNYFILGSYHLPIGPAG; encoded by the exons ATGGCGAAGAAAACATCGCTGCTGCTCCTCCTCCTTGCCTTATCGATACCAGTGGCATCGGGCCTGAGCAATCCAG TTCCCGTCTACCTGCCAGCACCCAAGAAATGCGGGAGAAATGAATTCTACAAAGCATGCGTGAGCAGCAACTGCGCTGAGAACTTTTGCGGAGAGTCAAGTTTCAAGGCATGCGTGGAGGACTGCGTTTCCGGTTGCTACTGCGCCCACGACCACTACCGAAACCGTCTGGGCCTCTGCGTCACCGACTGCGGCAAGGATGACGGGGGATACTTTCAACGGCCCGGTCTTGTGCTACCGTGGAAACCTCAAACCACGTCAAAGAATTATTTCATTCTTGGAAGCTATCACTTGCCCATTGGACCGGCAGGTTAG